In Streptomyces longhuiensis, the following proteins share a genomic window:
- a CDS encoding serine hydrolase domain-containing protein: MSELNELCGWLESRLPELLAEHKVPAASIAVYAHGETIDRAAGVLNKNTGVEATADSVFQIGSITKVWTTTLAMQLVDEGALDIDAPVRAYLPAFAVGDETASAQITVRQLMCHTSGFEGDIFLDTGRGDDAVHKLVSLLGDVPQLFAPGEMFSYNNAAFCVLGRIVEVLRDTSYDDCLRDHLFTLLGLTHVAPSPYEAVRFRAASGHLTPEQGVEPQPAHVWALPRSNAPAGSMLAMRPRDLVTFARMHLDGGRGPDGTAVLAPESALAMRHREVELPDLGLMGDAWGLGWSLFDWPGGAVVGHDGGTLGQSAFLRVAPEHDIAVALLTNGGNPLPLYVELVGRVLRELAGIEMPALPVPDANAPCVETARFVGAYSSSVSDTVVSEDADGRLWVERTPKGVFAELDGGPPERIELVAYDGDKLIPVKPQHGMHPVHAFVGDDGTGRAQFLHTGRADRRVSR; this comes from the coding sequence ATGTCCGAACTCAATGAACTCTGTGGCTGGTTGGAAAGTCGCCTTCCCGAGTTGCTGGCCGAACACAAGGTGCCGGCCGCGTCGATCGCCGTATACGCGCACGGCGAGACGATCGACCGTGCGGCCGGGGTGCTGAACAAGAACACCGGTGTGGAGGCCACTGCGGACTCCGTCTTCCAGATCGGTTCGATCACCAAGGTCTGGACGACCACGCTGGCGATGCAGCTCGTCGACGAGGGCGCGCTCGACATCGACGCCCCGGTCCGGGCGTACCTGCCCGCATTCGCCGTTGGTGACGAGACGGCCTCCGCGCAGATCACCGTCCGCCAACTGATGTGCCACACCTCGGGGTTCGAGGGCGACATCTTCCTCGACACCGGACGCGGGGACGACGCGGTGCACAAGCTCGTCAGCCTCCTCGGCGATGTGCCCCAGCTGTTCGCGCCGGGCGAGATGTTCTCGTACAACAACGCCGCCTTCTGCGTACTCGGTCGCATCGTCGAGGTGCTGCGCGACACGTCGTACGACGACTGCCTGCGCGACCACCTGTTCACGCTGCTGGGGCTGACCCACGTCGCCCCCAGCCCGTACGAGGCCGTCAGGTTCCGTGCCGCGTCGGGGCACCTCACGCCGGAGCAGGGCGTCGAGCCGCAGCCCGCGCACGTCTGGGCACTGCCCCGGTCGAACGCGCCCGCCGGATCGATGCTGGCGATGCGGCCGCGGGACCTGGTGACATTCGCGCGGATGCATCTCGACGGGGGCAGGGGGCCCGACGGGACGGCGGTGCTCGCGCCGGAGAGCGCGCTCGCCATGAGGCACCGCGAGGTGGAACTGCCGGATCTCGGTCTGATGGGCGACGCCTGGGGACTGGGCTGGTCGCTCTTCGACTGGCCCGGCGGCGCGGTGGTCGGCCACGACGGAGGCACGCTCGGCCAGTCGGCCTTCCTGCGCGTGGCTCCCGAACACGACATCGCGGTGGCACTGCTGACCAACGGCGGCAACCCGCTCCCGCTGTACGTCGAACTCGTCGGACGCGTGCTGCGCGAGCTGGCCGGAATAGAAATGCCGGCGCTCCCGGTGCCGGACGCCAACGCCCCATGTGTCGAGACAGCGAGGTTCGTGGGCGCGTACTCGTCGTCCGTCAGCGACACCGTCGTCAGCGAGGACGCCGACGGCCGGCTGTGGGTCGAGCGGACCCCGAAGGGAGTGTTCGCCGAGCTCGACGGCGGTCCGCCGGAAAGGATCGAACTGGTCG